The following is a genomic window from Streptomyces sp. BHT-5-2.
GACCTGGCCGTCCTGGTGCCGGGCCGGGCCGGTGAACGGGGGATCGTCTTCTGCGGCGACCTGGTCGAGGAGTCCGGCGAGCCGCAGGCGGGCCCGGACGCGGTGCCCGGTCGGTGGCCCGCCGCGCTGGACCGGCTGCTGGCGCTGGGCGGCGAGGACGCGGTGTACGTGCCGGGCCACGGCGCCGTGGTCGACGCCCGCTTCGTCCGCGCCCAGCGCGACGCCCTGGCCGTCCGCTTCGGGGCGAACTCCTCCTGAAGCGGCTCCCGTTGGGCCGTCGAGTCGCCGGCCCAACGGGCCCCGCCCCTTCGGCCCGTCCCTCGTCCCCCGTCTCCCGGCCCACCGGCCGACGTTTCACCGCCCCGTCGTTTCACCGCCCCGCGCCCCGCCGCCCCTCCGTCCCGCCGGAACAGGAAGCAGACCCGCATGCACAGCAGGCACTACAACGCCGACCTCACTCCCCCCTGGAAGAAGCCCCGGCCGGTGCCCGAGGTACCGGCCGACCCCGGGCTGGTCGTCGAGGAGGTGGGGACGGGCTACTGCGGCGCGGTGCTGCGGTGCGAGAAGACCGCCGAGGGCCCGACGGTCACCCTGGAGGACCGCTTCGGCAAGCAGCGGGTGTTCCCGATGGTGCCGCGCGGCTTCCTCCTGGAGGGCCGGACCGTGACCCTCGTCCGTCCGCGGAGCGGCCCGGCACCGAGCGGTCCGGCGCGCACCGCGTCCGGCTCGATCGCGGTCCCCGGGGCGCGCGCCCGGGTCGCCCGGGCCGGCCGCATCTATGTGGAGGGGCGGCACGACGCGGAGCTGGTGGAGCGCGTCTGGGGCGACGACCTGCGGATCGAGGGCGTCGTCGTGGAGTACCTGGAGGGCGTCGACGACCTCCCGGCGATCGTCGACGCCTTCGACCCCGGACCGGACGCCCGCCTCGGCGTCCTGGTGGACCACCTCGTCCCCGGCTCCAAGGAGTCCCGGATCGCGGCCGCGGTGACCGGGAAGCACGCGCTGGTCGTCGGCCACCCGTACATCGACGTCTGGCAGGCGGTGAAGCCGTCCTCGTTGGGCATCGAGGCGTGGCCGGAGGTGCCCCGGGGCCAGGACTGGAAGACGGGGGTGTGCCGGGCGCTGGGCTGGCCGGAGAACACCGGTGCGGCCTGGCAGCGGATCCTGTCCCGGGTGCGGTCCTACAAGGACCTGGAGCCGGCTCTGCTGGGGCGGGTGGAGGAGCTGATCGACTTCGTGACGGCGCCGGCGGGGGCGGACGACGGGGGCTGAGGTCCGGCGCGGTGGTCCTGGGCGGCGGCGTGCGCGGGCGGTGCACGCCGTGCGCCGCCTCGGCGGTGAGCGCACTCTGGTAGCAGCGATTCCGGAGGTGACCCGCCATGTTGAAGACCGCTGTCGGATGGCATGTCGAGCTGGAATTCGAGGAGGACACCCACCGCACCCGGGCCGCCGCGCTGGTACGACTGCCGGACGGGACCGAGGTGCGGGCCCACGGCTATGCCAGCCGCCACCCCGCCGACGGGAACCAGCCCCGGGTCGGCGAGGAGGTCGCGGGGGCCAGAGCCCTCAACGACCTGGCGATGCAGCTGCTGACGAAGGCCCACGACGAGATCGACACCGCCTCGGGGCGGACGTCGCGGCCGCTGATCCACTGAACTCCGCTGCCCTGTGGGCCGGTTGAGGCGCCGGCCCGACGACGGCCGCCGCTCCGCGCCCCAGGGGTGCCGCACGGCCAGACGGTGCCCCGGTGGGGCGGTCCGTCCACCACGTCCACCAGGTCACGGCAGGGCGGTCGGCCCATCGGGGCACGGGCGGAAAGGTCGGTCCACCGGAGCGCGGACGGAGCGGTCAGTCCACCAGGTCGCGCACCACCGCGTCCGCGAGCAGTCGGCCGCGGAGGGTCAGCACGGCCCGGCCCGCCTCGTAGGGGCCGGGCTGCAGCAGGCCGTCGGCCACCGCGCGGGCGGCGGCGCGGGCCCCGGCGGGCGCGAGCAGGGACAGCGGGCAGCCGGCGGCGAGGCGGAGCTCCAGGAGGATCCGCTCGACGCGGCGGTCCTCACCGGAGAGGAGTTCGCGGCCGGCGCCCGGGGAGCGCCCCTCGGCGAGGGCCTGGGCGTAGGCGGCGGGGTGCTTGACGTTCCACCAGCGGACGCCGCCGACGTGGCTGTGCGCGCCGGGGCCGGCGCCCCACCAGTCGGCGCCGGTCCAGTACAGCTCGTTGTGACGGCAGCGGCCGGCCTCAGTGGTGGCCCAGTTGGAGACCTCGTACCAGGAGAAGCCGGCGGCGGTCAGGCGCTCCTCGGCGATCAGATAGCGGTCGGCGTGCACGTCGTCATCGGTCATCGGGACCTCGCCGCGGCGGATCCGGCGGGCCAGCTGGGTGCCCTCCTCGACGATCAGGGCGTAGGCGGAGATGTGGTCCGGGCCGGCGGCGGTGGCGGCGTCCAGGGAGGCCCGCCAGTCGTCGTCGGACTCGCCGGGGGTGCCGTAGATCAGATCGAGGTTGACGTGCGCGAAGCCGGCCGCGCGGGCCTCGGCGACGCAGGCTTCGGGGCGGCCCGGGGTGTGCGTGCGGTCGAGGATCTTCAGGACGTGCTGCCGGGCGCTCTGCATGCCGAAGGAGACGCGGTTGAAGCCGGCCTCGCGCAGCTCGGCGAGGTAGCGCGGGCCGACCGACTCCGGGTTGGCCTCAGTGGTGATCTCGGCGTCGGGCGCCAGGCCGAACTCGTCGCGCACCGCGGCCAGCATCCGGCCGAGGTCGGCGGCGGGCAGCAGGGTCGGGGTGCCACCGCCGACGAAGACCGTCTCGACCGGGCGGGGGTCGTCGCCCAGGACCTTGCGGGCCAGCCGGATCTCGTCGACGAGGGTGTCGGCGTAGGTCTCGCGGGAGGCCAGGGCGCCGCCGGGGCCGCGCAGCTCGCCGGCGGTGTAGGTGTTGAAGTCGCAGTAGCCGCAGCGGGTGGCGCAGTACGGCACGTGCAGATAGAAGCCGAGGGGGCGCTCGGCGGCGCCGGTCAGCGCATGGCGGGGCAGCGCCCCGTCCTCGGGCATCGGCTCACCATCTGGCAGTGCGGAAGGCATGGGGTCCATTGTCCGTCATGGCGCGGGGTGGACGGGCGCCCGCCCGAGGTGCCTGGGGAACGGCGGTGCGGTGCGGGGCCCGGCGGGCCTCCGGCCGGGCTGTCGACGGGCCTCCGGCCGGGCTTGCGGCGGGCTCCGGCCGGGCTTGCAGCGGGCTCCGGCCGGCGCCGTGCACCGCACCGCACCGCACCGCACCGCACCGCACCAAGGGAATATCACCCCCGCTCGCCCGGTTGTGGCCCCGCAGGGGGCCCGCGCACCCCCTACGGGAACCGTTCGCCCCACCCCTACGGGCCCCACCGCCCCCTCAAGGGCAGCCCCCCTCCGCCTGCAGCACCATCAGCGCCAGGTCGTCGTCGGGCGGCGTGGGGCCGAAGGCGTGCACCGTGCGGCGGATGTGTTCGGCGATCGCCTCGGCGCTCCGCCCGGCCGTCGCGGCGAGCGCCGAGACCAGCCCGTCCTCGTCGTCGAAGAGCCGCCGGCCGCAGCGGCGCTCGGTCACCCCGTCGGTGACGCACAGCAGCGTCTCCCCGGGGCACAGGTCGAAGGACTCGCTGACGTAGGCCGCCTCCTCGACGACGCCCAGCAGCATCTGCGGGGCCGCGACGACCCGCACCGCGCCGTCGGCGCCCAGGACCAGCGGCAGCGGGTGGCCGGCGCTGGCGAGGGTGCACCGGGCGCCGCCGGCACCGCCGCGGTAGGGGACGATCTCGCCGTAGAGGAGGGACAGGAAGCGGGCCTGCTCGCCCTCCTCGCGGATCTCCACGGGGGCCTCCGCGCCCGCGCCGGCCGCCGCCACCGCCGCCGCCACCGCGGCGACGGAGTCCGCGGCCTCCCGGGCCATGGTCTTGTTGAGCCGGTCCAGCACCTCGGCGACGCCGAAGCCGTCCCGGGCCAGCAGCCGCAGCACCGGCCGGGCCAGCCCGGTGACCGCGGCGGCCTCGGGCCCGCTGCCGCAGACGTCGCCGAGCGCGAAGCACCAGCGGCCGTCGCCGGCGTCGAAGAGGTCCCAGAAGTCACCGCCGGCCCAGGCGCCCTCGCGCGGCTCGTAGACCACCGCCGACGCCACGCCCGGCACCCGGGCCCGCCCCTGGGGCAGCAGCCGGCGCTGCAGGACCCGGCTGATGCGTTCCTGGCGGCTGTAGGCGCGGGCGGTGGCCACCGCGCGGGCGGCCCGGCGGCACAGGTCCTCGGCGAGCGCGACCACCTCGCCGGGGAAGCGCCGCAGCCCGGCCCGGCCGAGCAACAGGGTGCCGAGCCGGCGGCCGCCGGCGACCAGCGGGCAGGCCAGGGCCGCGCCGCCGGGCTCCGGGCCGGCCGGCTCGTGCGGCCAGGGCCAGGGCACCGGGACCGGCCGGCTGACGGCGGTGCCGTCGATCCCCAGGCCCAGCGGCGCCTTCTCCAGGGCAGCCCGCAGTGAATCGATCCGGCTCTCGGACTGGTGCCAGACGCGGGCAAGCCGCGGGGCGTCGCCGACCTCGGCGAGGCCGCGCCCAGGAGCGCCGCCGTCGCCGTCGTGGAGCCACACCGCGCACCAGTCGGCGAGTCGCGGAACGATCAACTGGCAGGCGAGCGAGGCGACCTGGTCGGCGTCGAGTTGCCCGGAGAGCAGGTCGGACGCCTCCGCCAGGAAGGAGAGCGCGCCGCTGTCGACGCCGCCGCGCTCCCGCACGGGCCGGTCCTCGGGCGGGGCGGCGCGGCGCGGTACGGGGGCGAGGAGTTCGGAGGCCCGCAGTCCCTGCCGGAAGACCTCCTCGTCGAGGGCGCCGTAGGTGCCGTGGGGGTCGAGGGCGTCGTAGGCGCCGTCGACGGTGTCCGGCTCGGGCCAGGCGGCGTCCGGGCCGCCGACCGGCAACCGGAACCACACGGTCTTCATCGCCCGCCGGTAGGTGACGCCCCAGGACTCGGCCACCGCGCTGATCAGCCGCAGTCCGTGGCCGCCCGCCTCGTAGGCGCCGGTGTCCTCGCGGGCCCGTACGGGCTGGGTGGGGTGCCGGTCGGAGACCTCGACGACCAGGCCGGGGCGGGGTGGTTCCTCGGGGACGGCGTCCGGGGGGTCGTCGGGGTGCGGCAGCCGCTCCTCGGCGGGGTCGAGCCGGCAGAGCACGTCGACGGTGGTGCCCGCGTGCACCACGGCGTTGGTCACCAACTCGCTGACCAGCAGCACCGCTTCGTCCGCCAGCGCTTCGGTGAGCCGGTCGGCGCCGGGCAGCCGCCGCGCGGCCCAGTCCGCGAAGGCGGCCCGGACGAACTGCCGTGCGGCCGCCGCGGCCCGCGGGTCACCGGGCAGCGTGGCGCGCAGGGAGCGCGCGGCGGCCCCGGCAACGTCGTCCCGTCCGGCCGAAGTTGTCATCCTCATTGAGCAACTCCCGAGCAGTTCCCCAGCGGCGCCGGATGCGCCAACGCCAGAGTGACAGAACGAGCCCGCACATAAGCGGTGAGTCACGGAAGTGCGTGGTCAGAGGCGTCAATTCGGCTGACGCGGGGCGGCAGTTGGCCGGGGCGCGCCGGAGCG
Proteins encoded in this region:
- a CDS encoding DUF1876 domain-containing protein, which produces MLKTAVGWHVELEFEEDTHRTRAAALVRLPDGTEVRAHGYASRHPADGNQPRVGEEVAGARALNDLAMQLLTKAHDEIDTASGRTSRPLIH
- a CDS encoding SpoIIE family protein phosphatase, with amino-acid sequence MTTSAGRDDVAGAAARSLRATLPGDPRAAAAARQFVRAAFADWAARRLPGADRLTEALADEAVLLVSELVTNAVVHAGTTVDVLCRLDPAEERLPHPDDPPDAVPEEPPRPGLVVEVSDRHPTQPVRAREDTGAYEAGGHGLRLISAVAESWGVTYRRAMKTVWFRLPVGGPDAAWPEPDTVDGAYDALDPHGTYGALDEEVFRQGLRASELLAPVPRRAAPPEDRPVRERGGVDSGALSFLAEASDLLSGQLDADQVASLACQLIVPRLADWCAVWLHDGDGGAPGRGLAEVGDAPRLARVWHQSESRIDSLRAALEKAPLGLGIDGTAVSRPVPVPWPWPHEPAGPEPGGAALACPLVAGGRRLGTLLLGRAGLRRFPGEVVALAEDLCRRAARAVATARAYSRQERISRVLQRRLLPQGRARVPGVASAVVYEPREGAWAGGDFWDLFDAGDGRWCFALGDVCGSGPEAAAVTGLARPVLRLLARDGFGVAEVLDRLNKTMAREAADSVAAVAAAVAAAGAGAEAPVEIREEGEQARFLSLLYGEIVPYRGGAGGARCTLASAGHPLPLVLGADGAVRVVAAPQMLLGVVEEAAYVSESFDLCPGETLLCVTDGVTERRCGRRLFDDEDGLVSALAATAGRSAEAIAEHIRRTVHAFGPTPPDDDLALMVLQAEGGCP
- a CDS encoding DUF3097 domain-containing protein, which codes for MHSRHYNADLTPPWKKPRPVPEVPADPGLVVEEVGTGYCGAVLRCEKTAEGPTVTLEDRFGKQRVFPMVPRGFLLEGRTVTLVRPRSGPAPSGPARTASGSIAVPGARARVARAGRIYVEGRHDAELVERVWGDDLRIEGVVVEYLEGVDDLPAIVDAFDPGPDARLGVLVDHLVPGSKESRIAAAVTGKHALVVGHPYIDVWQAVKPSSLGIEAWPEVPRGQDWKTGVCRALGWPENTGAAWQRILSRVRSYKDLEPALLGRVEELIDFVTAPAGADDGG
- the hemW gene encoding radical SAM family heme chaperone HemW, whose protein sequence is MPSALPDGEPMPEDGALPRHALTGAAERPLGFYLHVPYCATRCGYCDFNTYTAGELRGPGGALASRETYADTLVDEIRLARKVLGDDPRPVETVFVGGGTPTLLPAADLGRMLAAVRDEFGLAPDAEITTEANPESVGPRYLAELREAGFNRVSFGMQSARQHVLKILDRTHTPGRPEACVAEARAAGFAHVNLDLIYGTPGESDDDWRASLDAATAAGPDHISAYALIVEEGTQLARRIRRGEVPMTDDDVHADRYLIAEERLTAAGFSWYEVSNWATTEAGRCRHNELYWTGADWWGAGPGAHSHVGGVRWWNVKHPAAYAQALAEGRSPGAGRELLSGEDRRVERILLELRLAAGCPLSLLAPAGARAAARAVADGLLQPGPYEAGRAVLTLRGRLLADAVVRDLVD